The following coding sequences are from one Mycolicibacterium aichiense window:
- a CDS encoding chromate transporter produces MKTFLALIGMFGSLSLLSIGGGNTVLPDMHLQAVTGHHWLTNSQFADIFSISQAAPGPSILIVALVGYAAGLGTFGVIGGIVGGLLATVAMVVPAAGLMYLITVSWQKAQKSKLRYAVEKGFAPLTVGLILASSLVMSKAADHDWRAYLITGVATLIFVRTKTNPLIVVGAAALLGYVGFV; encoded by the coding sequence ATGAAGACGTTCCTGGCCCTGATCGGCATGTTCGGCTCGTTGTCGCTGCTGTCGATCGGCGGGGGCAACACGGTGCTGCCCGACATGCACCTGCAGGCGGTGACCGGGCACCACTGGCTGACGAACTCCCAGTTCGCCGATATCTTCTCGATCTCGCAGGCCGCACCGGGGCCGAGCATCCTGATCGTGGCACTGGTCGGCTATGCGGCCGGCCTCGGCACCTTCGGCGTGATCGGCGGCATCGTCGGCGGTCTACTGGCCACGGTGGCGATGGTGGTGCCGGCGGCGGGCCTGATGTACCTGATCACGGTGTCCTGGCAGAAGGCCCAGAAGTCGAAGCTGCGCTACGCGGTGGAAAAAGGTTTCGCTCCGCTGACCGTGGGATTGATCCTGGCCAGTTCGCTGGTCATGAGCAAGGCCGCCGACCACGACTGGCGGGCGTATCTGATCACCGGCGTCGCGACTCTCATCTTCGTGCGGACCAAGACCAATCCGCTGATCGTGGTGGGCGCCGCGGCACTGCTCGGCTACGTCGGCTTCGTCTGA
- a CDS encoding lysylphosphatidylglycerol synthase transmembrane domain-containing protein, whose translation MRVDGRDVAISGDVLLPLTRRTNDIVRLSLATLVLVIVVTSSLITRNDWVGLEKSVSMIVGVLTPTQSNLVYLAYGVAILALPFVILIGLIGARQWKLFAAYVAAGFLAVISLSITGNGIAAPRWHFDLSERLSTTLSQFLDDPRWIAMLAAVLTVSGPWLPGRWRRWWWTLLLAFVPIHLVVSAVVPARSLLGLSVGWFVGALTVWVVGTPALEVPLDGTVRALARRGFLVTSLTVVRPAGSGPLELAGADDAGSRVVLEMYGPNQRSGGALRQFWRWLILRDSETAPLQASMRRAVEHRALMTIAVCDLGVSNTTTMVVAALDRGWTLYAHTPPLGSPIGSACDEALVTAVWGSLGVLHRHQIAHGDLRFKEMTVDSGKVLFGGFGNSEYGATDEQLQSDIAALLVTTSDRFSPEAAVQAAVHTLGKETVLTASRRLTRAAVPARIRKSVNDPKAVMAAARDEVKRQTGADEIKTETITRFTRKQVIQLVLLVALVYVAYPFISTVPTFFSELRNANWWWALLGLAVSALTYVGAAAALWACASGLVSFRNLVIMQFANTFAATTTPAGVGGLALSTRFLQKGGLGALRATAAVALQQAVQVITHVTLLILFSVAAGATADLSHFVPSTTLLYLIGGVALGIVGTFLLVPKARRWLGTALRPRLQEVGSELLDLMREPKRLAIIVLGCATTTLGMALVLWASISAFGGDTTFVTVTIVTMVGGTLASAAPTPGGVGAVEAALIGGLAAFGVPAAVGVPAVLLYRVLTCWLPVFAGWPIMRWLTAREMI comes from the coding sequence GTGCGAGTTGACGGACGCGATGTTGCCATCTCCGGCGACGTGCTGCTGCCGCTGACCCGCCGGACCAACGACATCGTGCGTCTCTCGCTGGCGACCCTCGTCCTGGTGATCGTGGTCACCAGCTCGCTGATCACCCGCAACGATTGGGTCGGACTCGAGAAATCCGTCTCGATGATCGTGGGTGTGCTCACCCCCACCCAGTCCAACCTGGTGTATCTCGCCTACGGCGTCGCGATCCTGGCGCTGCCGTTCGTGATCCTGATCGGGCTGATCGGCGCGCGGCAGTGGAAGTTGTTCGCGGCGTACGTGGCCGCCGGATTCCTCGCCGTGATCTCACTGTCGATCACCGGCAACGGGATCGCCGCGCCCCGCTGGCATTTCGACCTTTCCGAGCGGCTGTCGACCACGCTGTCGCAATTCCTCGACGATCCCCGCTGGATCGCGATGCTGGCCGCCGTCCTCACCGTGTCCGGGCCGTGGCTGCCGGGCCGCTGGCGGAGATGGTGGTGGACGCTGCTGCTGGCGTTCGTGCCGATCCACCTGGTGGTCAGCGCGGTCGTGCCAGCCCGCTCGCTGCTGGGACTCTCGGTCGGCTGGTTCGTCGGGGCCCTGACGGTGTGGGTGGTCGGCACCCCGGCGCTCGAAGTCCCCCTCGACGGAACCGTGCGCGCGCTGGCCCGCCGCGGGTTTCTGGTGACGTCTCTGACGGTGGTGCGGCCGGCCGGGTCCGGGCCGTTGGAATTGGCGGGGGCCGACGACGCCGGTTCGCGGGTGGTCCTGGAAATGTACGGGCCCAATCAGCGCAGTGGCGGCGCCTTGCGCCAGTTCTGGCGCTGGCTCATTCTGCGCGATTCCGAGACCGCTCCGCTGCAGGCCTCGATGCGCCGCGCTGTCGAACACCGCGCACTGATGACGATCGCGGTCTGCGACCTCGGAGTGTCCAACACCACCACGATGGTGGTCGCGGCACTGGACCGCGGGTGGACGTTGTACGCCCACACCCCGCCGCTGGGCTCCCCGATCGGCTCGGCCTGCGACGAGGCCCTGGTGACCGCGGTCTGGGGTTCGCTCGGAGTGCTGCACCGCCACCAGATCGCGCACGGCGACCTGCGGTTCAAGGAGATGACGGTCGACTCCGGGAAGGTGCTGTTCGGCGGATTCGGCAACTCCGAATACGGCGCGACCGACGAGCAACTGCAGTCCGACATCGCCGCACTGCTGGTGACGACGTCCGACCGGTTCAGTCCCGAAGCCGCCGTGCAGGCCGCCGTCCACACCCTGGGCAAGGAGACCGTCCTCACCGCATCGCGACGCCTGACCCGGGCTGCGGTCCCGGCCCGAATTCGCAAGTCCGTCAACGATCCCAAGGCCGTCATGGCCGCCGCCCGCGACGAGGTCAAACGGCAGACCGGCGCTGATGAGATCAAGACCGAGACCATCACCCGGTTCACCCGCAAGCAGGTCATCCAGCTGGTTCTGCTGGTCGCACTGGTCTATGTCGCCTACCCGTTCATCAGCACGGTGCCCACCTTCTTCAGCGAACTGCGCAATGCGAACTGGTGGTGGGCGCTGCTCGGGCTGGCCGTCTCCGCGCTGACGTATGTCGGTGCGGCGGCTGCATTGTGGGCGTGCGCATCCGGGCTCGTCAGCTTCCGGAACCTCGTCATCATGCAGTTCGCCAACACCTTCGCCGCCACCACCACGCCGGCGGGTGTCGGCGGGCTGGCGCTGAGCACCCGTTTCCTGCAGAAGGGTGGGCTGGGCGCGCTGCGGGCCACCGCCGCGGTAGCGCTGCAGCAGGCGGTGCAGGTGATCACCCACGTGACACTGCTGATCCTGTTCAGCGTCGCCGCGGGCGCGACCGCCGACCTGTCGCACTTCGTGCCGAGCACCACCCTGCTGTACCTGATCGGTGGCGTCGCGCTCGGCATCGTGGGCACATTCCTGTTGGTGCCCAAGGCACGCCGCTGGCTCGGCACGGCATTGCGGCCCAGACTCCAGGAAGTCGGCAGTGAGCTGCTGGACCTGATGCGCGAACCCAAGCGGCTCGCCATCATCGTACTCGGTTGCGCCACAACCACTCTGGGAATGGCACTGGTGCTATGGGCCAGCATCTCGGCGTTCGGCGGTGACACCACGTTCGTCACGGTCACGATCGTCACGATGGTCGGCGGCACGCTCGCGTCGGCGGCACCCACCCCCGGCGGTGTCGGCGCGGTGGAAGCCGCCCTGATCGGTGGACTCGCCGCCTTCGGCGTACCCGCCGCCGTCGGCGTTCCCGCTGTCCTGCTCTATCGCGTTCTGACCTGCTGGCTGCCGGTGTTCGCGGGCTGGCCCATCATGCGGTGGCTCACCGCGAGAGAGATGATCTGA
- a CDS encoding CocE/NonD family hydrolase, whose translation MLALALVLSACGGSSRRVTDAAWPPSTGRGPCTVSKQTDVPARMRDGTVLRADVYRPEHSGPVPVILMRTQYGKSGAQVQPWRYQTPDWFASHCYLVVIQDVRGQGSSGGTFSEFTHDRDDGYDSVEWAAALPGSDGKVGMYGSSYVGATQWLAATTAPPHLVTIVPANTASDYYDGWMYEGGEFRLAFVQPWALGLATTAAENRRDDPTAAALKSAAADSTRWLNFLPYRALPPLQPANPAVAPWYFDWIAHSTRDDFWRQWSIRDRYPSVRVPVLDVEGWYDAFLAGGIENFTGMVTSAATPEARTNQRLVIGPWDHVDWGRSGSEPAPLLKDIGSVGATPINELMLQWYDHFLKGMSNGVNGTSGAGPRVDYFLMGANRWKSAPGWPLPQTRWTRYFLSGDGQMNSRTGTLTTTATAVGQTPDRYVYDPTDPAPSVGGHSCCGARSGPQGPYDQIPVEQRSDVLVYTSDPLAADTEVTGPVTVDLWASSSAVDTDFTAKLIVVKPDGDAINLNNGIVRTAFRDSLSDPRPGVANQPYEYHIAIWPTSYEFGSGDRIRLEISSSDYPQFAPNPNTGEPFGQSVATQQATQTVLHDAAHPSAIVIPVIPGGDAGSDHFPIG comes from the coding sequence ATGCTGGCGCTGGCCCTGGTGTTGTCGGCATGCGGCGGATCGAGCAGGCGCGTCACCGACGCTGCGTGGCCGCCCTCGACCGGCCGCGGCCCGTGCACGGTGAGCAAGCAGACCGACGTGCCGGCCCGGATGCGCGACGGCACGGTGCTGCGCGCCGACGTGTACCGGCCGGAGCACTCCGGCCCGGTTCCGGTGATCCTGATGCGCACCCAGTACGGGAAGTCCGGCGCCCAGGTGCAGCCGTGGCGCTACCAGACACCCGACTGGTTCGCCTCGCACTGTTATCTCGTTGTCATCCAAGACGTTCGGGGACAGGGCAGCTCCGGGGGCACCTTCAGCGAGTTCACCCACGATCGCGACGACGGCTACGACTCGGTGGAGTGGGCTGCCGCGTTGCCAGGGTCGGACGGCAAGGTGGGCATGTACGGCTCGTCGTATGTCGGCGCGACCCAATGGCTGGCCGCCACGACAGCGCCCCCACACCTGGTCACCATCGTTCCGGCGAACACCGCCTCGGACTACTACGACGGCTGGATGTACGAAGGTGGCGAGTTCCGGCTGGCGTTCGTGCAGCCCTGGGCGCTCGGTCTGGCCACCACCGCGGCCGAGAACCGGCGCGACGACCCGACTGCCGCCGCGCTCAAGTCCGCCGCGGCGGACTCGACCCGATGGCTGAACTTCCTGCCCTACCGAGCCCTCCCGCCGCTGCAGCCCGCGAATCCTGCTGTGGCACCGTGGTATTTCGACTGGATCGCGCATTCGACCCGGGACGACTTCTGGCGACAGTGGAGCATCCGGGACCGCTATCCGTCGGTTCGGGTGCCGGTTCTCGACGTCGAAGGCTGGTACGACGCATTCCTGGCCGGCGGCATCGAGAACTTCACCGGGATGGTGACGTCGGCGGCCACGCCCGAAGCCCGGACGAACCAGCGACTCGTCATCGGCCCCTGGGACCACGTGGACTGGGGCCGGTCGGGGTCGGAGCCGGCGCCACTGCTGAAGGACATCGGCTCCGTCGGCGCGACTCCGATCAACGAACTGATGCTGCAGTGGTACGACCACTTCCTCAAGGGTATGAGCAATGGCGTCAACGGGACCTCCGGCGCCGGCCCGCGGGTGGACTACTTCCTGATGGGCGCCAATCGCTGGAAGTCGGCGCCGGGCTGGCCGCTGCCCCAGACCCGGTGGACTCGCTATTTCCTGTCCGGCGACGGCCAAATGAATTCGCGCACCGGCACATTGACCACGACAGCAACGGCCGTCGGCCAGACACCGGACCGCTACGTCTACGACCCGACCGATCCGGCTCCCAGCGTCGGCGGGCATTCCTGTTGCGGTGCCCGTTCGGGACCGCAGGGGCCTTACGACCAGATACCGGTCGAACAGCGCTCCGATGTGTTGGTCTACACCAGCGATCCGCTGGCAGCCGATACCGAGGTGACCGGACCGGTGACGGTCGACCTGTGGGCGTCCTCGTCGGCCGTCGACACCGACTTCACCGCCAAGCTGATCGTGGTCAAGCCCGACGGAGATGCGATCAACCTCAACAACGGGATCGTGCGGACGGCGTTCCGCGACTCGTTGTCCGACCCGCGCCCCGGTGTGGCGAACCAGCCCTACGAGTACCACATCGCGATCTGGCCGACGAGCTATGAGTTCGGTTCCGGCGACCGGATCCGACTGGAGATCTCCAGCAGCGACTATCCGCAGTTCGCCCCGAACCCGAATACCGGTGAGCCGTTCGGGCAGAGCGTCGCGACGCAGCAGGCAACGCAGACCGTCCTGCATGACGCTGCTCATCCATCGGCCATCGTCATCCCGGTGATTCCGGGCGGCGACGCAGGGTCGGACCACTTCCCGATCGGTTGA
- a CDS encoding DUF3817 domain-containing protein, producing MTAPESPEAHTPAGVPSETIRKALLGYRVLAWTTGLWLIALCYEMVLKYIVKVDDPPTWIGVVHGWVYFIYLLFTANLAVKVRWPIAKTIGVLLAGTIPLLGIIVEQVQTRELKTRFNL from the coding sequence ATGACCGCACCCGAGTCGCCCGAAGCCCACACCCCCGCGGGCGTCCCGAGCGAGACGATCCGCAAAGCCCTGCTCGGATACCGCGTCCTGGCCTGGACGACCGGCCTGTGGCTGATCGCGCTCTGCTACGAGATGGTGCTGAAGTACATCGTGAAGGTCGACGACCCGCCCACCTGGATCGGTGTGGTGCACGGCTGGGTCTACTTCATCTATCTGCTCTTCACCGCCAACCTCGCGGTGAAGGTGCGCTGGCCCATCGCCAAGACCATCGGCGTGCTGCTGGCCGGCACCATCCCGCTGCTGGGCATCATCGTCGAGCAGGTGCAGACCCGGGAGCTGAAGACCCGCTTCAACCTTTGA
- a CDS encoding MFS transporter, translated as MGRHSVRAAHPGVLIAVLAAAGISVSLTQTLMIPLIPELPMLLHTSPSNASWTITVTLLTAAVATPVFGRLGDMHGPKPMLMICAGAMAVGSLMAAVTNSLVPFIIGRGLQGLALPIIPLAISVLRSALPAERVGPAMGLISSSLGVGGAMGLPLSAVIAQKADWHTLFWGAGVLGILAMLLFAFLVPNVPASSADRFDPLGTLLLAVGLVTLLLPISKGSTWGWTSSTTLSLFVLSVAVFAIFARWQFRTASPIVDLRTTLRRPVLTTNIAAVLVCFSMFALSLVGPQVLELPAGTGFGLGQSMLQAGLWMAPGGLAMMVAAPLAARTAGRRGPKFTLVCGSAIIAAAYLAALWLLGSPAAVMVVNVVVSFGVGFAYSSLPALINAAVPVSETAAANGINALARSLGTSVSSAVIGVVLATMTITYAGHVVPSLHGLRTALLIAAGVAALAAAVAMTIPTRADTAVAGWSPDELELSDDPLIKG; from the coding sequence GTGGGTCGTCACTCGGTCCGGGCGGCGCACCCCGGTGTTCTGATCGCCGTCTTGGCGGCGGCGGGCATCAGCGTGTCGTTGACGCAGACGCTGATGATCCCGCTCATTCCCGAGCTCCCAATGCTGTTGCACACCAGCCCGTCCAACGCGTCGTGGACGATCACCGTCACCCTGCTGACCGCGGCGGTGGCCACCCCGGTGTTCGGGCGCCTCGGCGACATGCACGGTCCCAAGCCGATGTTGATGATCTGCGCGGGTGCGATGGCCGTCGGCTCTTTGATGGCCGCGGTTACCAATTCTCTGGTGCCGTTCATCATCGGGCGGGGGCTGCAGGGGCTGGCCCTGCCGATCATTCCGCTGGCCATCAGTGTGCTGCGCTCGGCGCTGCCGGCCGAGCGGGTCGGCCCGGCGATGGGGCTGATCAGTTCGTCACTGGGTGTCGGCGGCGCGATGGGCCTTCCGCTGTCGGCGGTGATCGCCCAGAAGGCCGACTGGCACACATTGTTTTGGGGCGCAGGCGTTCTCGGCATCCTGGCGATGCTGCTGTTCGCCTTCCTGGTGCCCAATGTCCCGGCCAGCTCGGCTGACCGGTTCGACCCGCTGGGCACCCTGCTGCTGGCGGTGGGGCTGGTGACCCTGCTTCTGCCGATCTCCAAGGGTTCGACCTGGGGCTGGACCAGTTCGACGACGCTGTCGCTGTTCGTGCTCTCCGTCGCGGTGTTCGCGATCTTCGCCCGCTGGCAGTTCCGGACCGCGTCGCCGATCGTGGATCTGCGCACCACACTGCGGCGGCCGGTGCTGACCACCAACATCGCCGCGGTCCTGGTGTGCTTCTCGATGTTCGCGCTGTCGCTGGTCGGTCCGCAGGTGCTCGAGCTGCCGGCCGGAACGGGCTTCGGCCTGGGGCAGTCGATGTTGCAGGCCGGTTTGTGGATGGCCCCCGGCGGGCTGGCGATGATGGTCGCGGCCCCGCTTGCCGCACGTACCGCGGGCCGTCGCGGTCCCAAGTTCACGTTGGTCTGCGGTTCGGCGATCATCGCGGCCGCCTACCTGGCTGCGTTGTGGCTACTCGGCAGTCCTGCGGCGGTGATGGTGGTCAACGTCGTCGTGAGTTTCGGTGTCGGGTTCGCGTACTCGTCGCTGCCCGCGCTCATCAACGCCGCGGTGCCGGTGTCCGAGACGGCCGCCGCCAACGGAATCAACGCGCTCGCCCGATCTTTGGGCACATCGGTGTCCAGCGCTGTCATCGGTGTCGTGCTCGCGACGATGACGATCACCTACGCCGGACACGTCGTGCCGTCGCTGCACGGTCTGCGAACGGCGCTGCTGATCGCTGCCGGTGTCGCCGCGCTCGCGGCCGCTGTCGCGATGACGATCCCGACTCGGGCGGACACCGCCGTCGCTGGCTGGTCGCCCGACGAACTCGAGCTGTCCGACGACCCGCTGATCAAAGGTTGA
- the rdgB gene encoding RdgB/HAM1 family non-canonical purine NTP pyrophosphatase — MKRVLVASRNAKKLAELRRVLDAAGLAGLTLVSLDDVPPFDEAPETGATFEENALAKARDGYAATGLPTVADDSGLTVAALNGMPGVLSARWAGTHGEDAANNALLLAQLRDVPDERRSAAFVSACALVWGPGDADSAVVRGEWNGAIAREPRGAGGFGYDPLFIPEGESRSAAELSPAEKDAASHRGRALALLIPALRSLLR; from the coding sequence CTGAAGCGCGTACTCGTCGCCAGCCGCAACGCCAAGAAGCTGGCCGAACTGCGCCGGGTGCTCGACGCCGCCGGGCTGGCCGGGCTGACTCTGGTTTCGCTCGATGATGTCCCGCCCTTCGATGAGGCGCCCGAAACCGGTGCCACCTTCGAGGAGAATGCCCTGGCCAAGGCGCGCGACGGCTACGCGGCGACGGGGCTGCCCACTGTCGCCGACGACTCGGGGCTGACAGTCGCCGCCCTCAACGGGATGCCGGGGGTGCTTTCGGCGCGCTGGGCCGGAACACATGGCGAGGACGCCGCCAACAACGCGTTGCTGCTGGCCCAGTTGCGTGATGTGCCCGACGAACGGCGTTCGGCGGCGTTCGTGTCGGCGTGCGCGCTGGTCTGGGGTCCCGGCGACGCCGACAGCGCGGTGGTGCGCGGCGAGTGGAACGGGGCGATCGCCCGGGAACCGCGCGGTGCGGGCGGCTTCGGCTACGACCCGCTGTTCATCCCCGAGGGCGAGAGCCGCAGCGCTGCCGAGCTCAGCCCGGCCGAGAAAGACGCGGCGTCGCATCGCGGCCGGGCGCTGGCGTTGCTGATCCCGGCACTGAGATCGCTGCTCAGATGA
- the rph gene encoding ribonuclease PH yields the protein MSRRQDGRLDDELRPVTITRGFTSHPAGSVLVAFGETRVMCTASVTEGVPRWRKGSGLGWLTAEYAMLPGATHTRSDRESVKGRVGGRTQEISRLVGRSLRACIDLAALGENTIAVDCDVLQADGGTRTAAITGAYVALSDAVTYLAAAGKLSDPRPLSCAIAAVSVGVVDGRVRVDLPYEEDSRAEVDMNIVATDTGTLVEVQGTGEGATFPRSTLDKMLDAALGACETLFAVQRDALALPYPGVLPDGAPSKKAFGS from the coding sequence GTGTCCCGACGACAAGACGGCAGGCTTGACGACGAGCTGCGCCCGGTAACCATCACCCGTGGCTTCACCTCCCACCCGGCCGGCTCGGTGCTCGTCGCCTTCGGCGAGACCCGGGTCATGTGCACAGCGAGCGTCACCGAGGGGGTGCCGCGCTGGCGCAAGGGCTCCGGGCTGGGCTGGCTGACCGCGGAGTACGCGATGTTGCCAGGAGCCACCCACACCCGCTCGGATCGCGAATCGGTGAAAGGTCGCGTCGGCGGCCGTACCCAGGAGATCAGCCGCCTGGTCGGGCGCTCGCTGCGGGCGTGCATCGATCTGGCCGCGCTGGGCGAGAACACCATCGCCGTCGACTGTGACGTGTTGCAGGCCGACGGCGGAACCCGCACTGCGGCAATCACCGGCGCCTATGTTGCGCTCTCCGATGCCGTCACGTACCTGGCGGCGGCAGGCAAACTGTCCGACCCGCGCCCACTGTCGTGTGCGATCGCCGCGGTCAGCGTCGGGGTGGTCGACGGCCGCGTTCGCGTCGACCTTCCCTACGAGGAGGATTCGCGCGCCGAGGTCGACATGAACATCGTCGCCACCGATACCGGGACGCTGGTCGAGGTCCAGGGGACCGGGGAAGGTGCGACGTTCCCGCGGTCGACGCTGGACAAGATGCTTGACGCTGCGCTCGGTGCGTGCGAGACCTTGTTCGCCGTCCAGCGCGACGCGTTGGCTCTGCCGTATCCCGGTGTGCTGCCCGACGGTGCGCCGTCGAAGAAGGCGTTCGGGAGCTGA
- a CDS encoding cyclic nucleotide-degrading phosphodiesterase, with amino-acid sequence MAVRITVLGCSGSVVGPDSPASGYLLTAPDTPPLVLDFGGGVLGALQRYADPNEVHVLLSHLHADHCLDLPGLFVWRRYHPSPAQGRGIMYGPSDTWTRLAAASSPLGGELDDFSDIFDIRHWQDNQPVQFGALTVLPRLVTHPTESFGMRITDPSGATLVYSGDTGVCESLVELAKGADVFLCEASWTHAPERPPHLHLSGTEAGRMAKRAGVGELLLTHIPPWTSREDVISEAKAEFDGPVHAVVCGEAIEVRRH; translated from the coding sequence GTGGCTGTGCGAATCACCGTCCTCGGTTGCTCCGGCAGTGTTGTCGGGCCTGATTCGCCGGCGTCCGGCTACCTGCTGACGGCACCGGACACGCCGCCGCTCGTCCTCGATTTCGGTGGCGGAGTGCTCGGCGCGCTGCAGCGCTACGCCGATCCCAACGAGGTGCACGTCCTGCTGTCGCACCTGCATGCCGATCACTGCCTGGACTTGCCCGGCCTGTTCGTGTGGCGCCGCTACCACCCGAGCCCGGCCCAGGGCCGCGGCATCATGTACGGCCCGAGCGACACCTGGACGCGGCTGGCGGCGGCGTCGTCGCCGCTCGGGGGCGAGCTCGACGACTTCTCCGACATCTTCGACATCCGCCACTGGCAGGACAACCAGCCCGTGCAATTCGGTGCCCTCACCGTCCTGCCGCGGCTGGTGACCCATCCGACCGAGTCGTTCGGAATGCGCATCACCGACCCGTCCGGCGCCACACTGGTTTACAGCGGCGACACCGGCGTGTGCGAGTCGCTGGTCGAATTGGCAAAGGGTGCAGACGTTTTCCTGTGCGAGGCATCGTGGACGCACGCACCGGAGCGGCCACCGCATCTCCATCTGTCGGGCACCGAGGCCGGCCGGATGGCCAAGCGTGCCGGCGTCGGCGAACTGCTGCTCACCCACATCCCGCCGTGGACGTCGCGCGAGGACGTGATCTCCGAGGCCAAGGCGGAGTTCGACGGTCCGGTGCACGCCGTGGTGTGCGGGGAGGCCATCGAGGTCCGTCGGCACTGA
- the murI gene encoding glutamate racemase — MSDRFAPVGIFDSGVGGLTVARSIIDQLPDEDIIYVGDTGNGPYGPLTIPEVRAHALAIGDDLVERGVKALVIACNTASSACLRDARERYDVPVVEVILPAVRRAVATTRTGRIGVIGTRATIASGAYQDAFAAARDVDVAAVACPRFVDFVERGVTSGRQVLNLAEGYLEPLQRAQVDTLVLGCTHYPLLSGLIQLAMGDSVTLVSSAEETAKDLLKVLTEHDLLRPHEAPAATRLFEATGDPEAFTALAARFLGPAITGVHPVHRHVSAPT, encoded by the coding sequence ATGAGCGACCGCTTCGCGCCGGTCGGCATCTTCGATTCGGGCGTGGGCGGGCTGACCGTCGCCCGCTCGATCATCGACCAGCTGCCCGACGAGGACATCATCTACGTCGGCGACACCGGCAACGGCCCCTACGGCCCGCTGACCATCCCCGAGGTTCGGGCGCACGCACTGGCGATCGGCGACGACCTCGTCGAGCGCGGGGTCAAAGCTCTCGTCATTGCCTGCAACACCGCGTCGTCGGCCTGTCTCCGCGATGCGCGGGAACGCTACGACGTGCCCGTCGTCGAGGTGATTCTGCCCGCGGTGCGGCGCGCGGTGGCCACCACTCGCACGGGACGCATCGGCGTCATCGGCACCCGGGCGACGATCGCGTCCGGGGCCTACCAGGACGCGTTCGCGGCGGCGCGCGACGTCGACGTCGCGGCGGTGGCGTGCCCGCGGTTCGTCGACTTCGTCGAGCGCGGCGTCACCAGTGGCCGCCAGGTGCTCAACCTGGCCGAGGGGTATCTGGAGCCGCTCCAGCGCGCACAGGTCGACACCTTGGTGCTGGGCTGCACGCACTACCCGTTGCTGTCCGGGCTGATCCAGCTGGCCATGGGGGATTCGGTCACGCTGGTGTCCAGTGCCGAGGAGACGGCCAAAGACTTGCTGAAAGTTCTGACCGAGCACGATCTGCTCCGGCCGCACGAGGCGCCGGCGGCGACCCGGCTGTTCGAGGCGACGGGTGATCCCGAGGCGTTCACCGCTCTGGCTGCGCGCTTCCTGGGTCCGGCCATCACCGGCGTCCACCCCGTTCATCGTCACGTCTCGGCGCCAACGTGA
- a CDS encoding rhomboid family intramembrane serine protease produces the protein MNQPLGYPATPPQPKKPAAWKVGGATILSFVALLYVIEIVDQLSGHSLDRNGIRPLETDGLWGIVFSPLLHANWQHLAANTVPALVLGFLVTLTGMARFVWATAIIWIVGGFGTWLIGNVGCGLETNHIGASGLIFGWLTFLLVFGFFTRHIWWIVTGIVVLFVYGGVLWGALPELTTCGGVSWQGHLCGAIAGVLAAYWLSGPERTARERKKAGQFPGLTS, from the coding sequence ATGAACCAGCCGTTGGGTTACCCGGCGACTCCGCCGCAGCCCAAGAAGCCCGCAGCGTGGAAGGTCGGCGGCGCCACCATCCTGTCGTTCGTCGCGCTGCTCTATGTCATCGAGATCGTCGATCAGCTCTCGGGACACTCGCTGGACCGCAACGGCATCCGGCCACTGGAAACCGACGGCCTGTGGGGCATCGTCTTCTCGCCGCTGCTGCACGCCAACTGGCAGCACCTGGCCGCCAACACCGTGCCGGCCCTGGTGCTCGGCTTCCTGGTGACGCTGACCGGTATGGCCCGATTCGTCTGGGCCACCGCGATCATCTGGATCGTCGGCGGATTCGGTACCTGGCTGATCGGAAACGTCGGCTGCGGGCTGGAGACCAACCACATCGGCGCCTCCGGGCTGATCTTCGGCTGGCTGACCTTCCTGTTGGTCTTCGGCTTCTTCACCCGGCATATCTGGTGGATCGTCACCGGGATCGTGGTGCTGTTCGTCTACGGCGGCGTGTTGTGGGGGGCGCTGCCCGAATTGACCACCTGCGGCGGGGTGTCCTGGCAGGGCCACCTGTGCGGGGCGATCGCCGGGGTGCTGGCGGCCTATTGGCTGTCCGGCCCGGAACGCACAGCGCGGGAACGTAAGAAGGCCGGCCAGTTTCCCGGCCTGACGTCATGA